In Sphaeramia orbicularis chromosome 12, fSphaOr1.1, whole genome shotgun sequence, the following proteins share a genomic window:
- the atp6v1b2 gene encoding V-type proton ATPase subunit B, brain isoform produces the protein MAMKALRGMVNGAMSELSSAVSGNRPTSAPPAAAAAAAREHAMAVNRDYISQPRLTYKTVSGVNGPLVILDQVKFPRYAEIVHLTLPDGTKRSGQVLEVTGTKAVVQVFEGTAGIDAKKTSCEFTGDILRTPVSEDMLGRVFNGSGKPIDRGPAVLAEDFLDIMGQPINPQCRIYPEEMIQTGISAIDGMNSIARGQKIPIFSAAGLPHNEIAAQICRQAGLVKKSKDVMDYSEDNFAIVFAAMGVNMETARFFKSDFEENGSMDNVCLFLNLANDPTIERIITPRLALTSAEYLAYQCEKHVLVILTDMSSYAEALREVSAAREEVPGRRGFPGYMYTDLATIYERAGRVEGRNGSITQIPILTMPNDDITHPIPDLTGYITEGQIYVDRQLHNRQIYPPINVLPSLSRLMKSAIGEGMTRRDHSDVSNQLYACYAIGKDVQAMKAVVGEEALTADDLLYLEFLTKFEKNFISQGAYENRSVFETLDIGWQLMRIFPKEMLKRIPQSTLAEFYPREAKH, from the exons ATGGCGATGAAGGCACTCAGAGGAATGGTGAACGGAGCCATGAGTGAGCTCTCCTCGGCCGTTAGCGGAAACAGACCGACGTCCGCCCCTccggccgccgccgccgccgctgcccGGGAACATGCGATGGCCGTGAACCGGGACTATATAAGCCAGCCTCGACTCA CCTACAAAACAGTGTCTGGAGTCAACGGGCCGTTGGTGATTTTGGACCAGGTCAAG TTTCCACGATATGCAGAGATCGTCCATCTCACCCTGCCTGATGGTACCAAGAGGAGTGGCCAGGTGCTGGAGGTCACCGGCACCAAAGCTGTGGTGCAG GTATTTGAGGGCACTGCAGGTATCGACGCCAAAAAGACAAGCTGTGAGTTCACAGGAGACATTTTACGGACTCCTGTCTCTGAGGATATGCTGG gtcgTGTGTTTAATGGAAGTGGTAAGCCTATTGACAGAGGACCCGCAGTCTTAGCAGAAGACTTCCTGGACATCATGG gccaGCCTATTAACCCTCAGTGCCGTATCTATCCCGAGGAGATGATCCAGACGGGAATATCTGCCATTGATGGCATGAACAGCATCGCCAGGGGGCAGAAAATCCCTATCTTCTCTGCTGCAGGTCTTCCACACAATGAG ATTGCAGCTCAGATCTGTCGACAGGCGGGGTTGGTGAAGAAGTCCAAAGATGTCATGGATTACAGCGAGGACAACTTCGCCATTGTTTTTGCAGCTATGGGG GTAAACATGGAGACAGCCAGGTTCTTCAAGTCTGACTTTGAGGAGAATGGTTCGATGGATAACGTCTGTTTATTCCTCAACTTGGCCAATGACCCCAC CATTGAGCGAATCATCACACCTCGCTTAGCTCTGACATCGGCTGAGTATCTGGCTTATCAGTGTGAGAAGCACGTCCTCGTCATCCTCACTGACATGAGCTCGTATGCAGAGGCGCTCCGAGAG GTATCTGCTGCCAGAGAGGAAGTGCCAGGCCGACGGGGCTTCCCTGGATACATGTACACTGATCTGGCCACCATCTACGAGAGAGCTGGCAGAGTGGAGGGACGCAACGGCTCCATCACCCAGATCCCAATCCTCACCATGCCCAATGATG ACATCACTCATCCGATTCCTGACTTGACTGGAtacatcacagagggacagaTCTATGTGGACAGACAGCTGCACAACAGACAG ATTTATCCACCCATCAACGTTCTGCCCTCTTTATCTCGTCTGATGAAGTCAGCCATCGGCGAAGGCATGACCCGCAGAGACCACTCGGACGTTTCCAACCAGCTT TATGCGTGTTATGCCATCGGGAAGGACGTGCAGGCCATGAAGGCGGTGGTGGGAGAGGAGGCCCTGACGGCTGATGACCTGCTCTATTTGGAGTTCTTGACCAAGTTTGAGAAGAATTTCATCTCTCAAG